The Candidatus Eisenbacteria bacterium genome window below encodes:
- a CDS encoding DUF2834 domain-containing protein → MLSLFVHAALGVLTVVLFLRFNRYLYARNWRGSAVTWLEGLYYVLAVVSVCAGWYFNVTYVKTYPAEASWVHFTKMLFTNPAAGSGGQDLIITNAILFPLWTMIDGPRRGLKGTWIYFTMSLFTSFGFSMGLYLAAQERQVRWNVAQRV, encoded by the coding sequence ATGCTGTCGCTCTTCGTCCACGCCGCCCTGGGCGTCCTGACGGTCGTCCTCTTCTTGCGCTTCAACCGCTACCTCTACGCGCGCAACTGGCGGGGCTCGGCCGTCACCTGGCTCGAGGGGCTCTACTACGTGCTCGCGGTCGTGTCCGTGTGCGCCGGTTGGTACTTCAACGTGACCTACGTGAAGACGTACCCGGCCGAGGCGAGCTGGGTGCACTTCACGAAGATGCTCTTCACGAACCCGGCTGCGGGATCGGGCGGGCAGGACCTCATCATCACCAACGCGATCCTCTTTCCGCTCTGGACGATGATCGACGGACCGCGCCGCGGGCTCAAGGGCACGTGGATCTACTTCACCATGAGCCTCTTCACGAGCTTCGGGTTCTCCATGGGGCTCTACCTGGCCGCCCAGGAGCGGCAGGTCCGCTGGAACGTGGCGCAGCGCGTTTGA